In bacterium, the genomic stretch ACTCATAAATTTCCATTAGAAGAAATCAAACAAGCATTAAAAACAGCAGAGGATAAAAAAGGGCTGAAAGTTATAGTAATTCCTGAAAAGTAGAGAGTAGCAAGTAGCAAAATTAAATTTAAAATTAAAAGTGTAAAGATAGAGCGTAAAATTCAAAATTTTTTTGCTGTCTTGTTTTTAATTTTACTCTTTACATTTTACTTTTTTAATATCTTCGTGTCTATGTTTTTAGGGCATGGTTTTATCCGCAGATTCGCCCGGTGGATTATGTCAAGGGGGATGAGGGAGTAAATTAGTTCCCCCTTTTAAAAAGGCCTGTCCGACGCTCTTTTTGGCGGAGGGATTAAGGGGGATTTCACCCTTCTCCCCGATGGGGAGAAGGCTCGCCCGTAGGGCTACGCCCGAGGGCGAGGATGAGGGGATTTTTAGGAATTTCCAAGCACAGTGGAGAAGTGGGGAAATTTAGTTCTCTCTACTCTCTACTCACTACTAAAATATAAACAGAGTTTAAAAAATTTTTAATAACAGAAGATAAAGGAAGGAGGACTTTTAAATGGAAAAGATTGATAGAAAACTTGCAATAAAACTTTTAAAACAGATGATGGAAATAAGGAAATTTGAAGATAAAATTATGGAATTGCTTTCAAAAAACATTGCAGAAGGTGGTTCACATCTATACGCAGGAATGGAAGGGACAGGAGTTGGAGCAATTTCTGTTTTAAGACCTGATGACTATATAACAAGCACACATAGAGGACATGGTCATGCAATTGCAAAAGATGGGGACTTAAAAGCACTTATGGCAGAGATATTAGGGAAAAAAACAGGTGTTTGTAAAGGGAAAGGTGGGTCTCTTCATTTAGCAGACCTTTCAAAAGGTAATTTAGGGGCAAATGGAATTGTTGGAGGTGGGCTTGGAATTGCAACAGGGGCAGGTCTTTCAATAAAATTACAAAAACAGGATAAAGTTGTTATATGTTTTTTTGGTGATGGAGCAACTAATAATGGTATATTTTTTGAATGTTTGAATATGGCATCTTTATGGAAATTACCAGTTATTTATTTATGTGAGAATAATAAATATGGAATGAGTGTATCAGTTGAAAGAGCATCTTCTGTTGTTGATTTAACTAAAAAGGCACTTGCTTTTGATATGCCAAGTGAAAATGTAGATGGACAGGATGTTCTTGCAGTAAGAGAAATTGTAAATAAATGGGTGAATTACGCCAGAGATGGAAATGGTCCGAGTTTTATTGTATCAAATACATACAGATATTATGGACATAGTAGAAGTGACCCGAGGGTATACAGGACAAAAGAAGAAGAAAAGTTCTGGAAAGAAAGAGACCCAATTTTAATTTTTTCTGATAAAATGAAAGAAGTTGGTGTTTTAACAGAAGAAGAAATAAGAGAAATAGATGAACTAACAGATAAAGAAATAGAAGAAGCAACTGAATATGCAATAAATAGTCCAGACCCACAGCCAGAAGAACTTTATACTGACTTATATGTTTAACAGGAGATGAAAAATGAAAGAGATAACTTATAGACAGGCGTTAAATGAGGCATTTGACGAAGAAATGATGAGAGATGAAAAAGTATTTATTTTTGGTGAAGATGTTGCAATTTATGGTGGTGCTTATGGTGTTACATTGGGTTTATTAGAAAAATATGGGGATACCAGAGTAATTGATACTCCTATATCTGAAAATGCTATTGTTGGAACTGCACTTGGTGCTGCTTTAACAGGGATGAGACCAGTTGCAGAAATTATGTATATTGATTTTATTGGTCTTTGTATGGACCAGTTAAATAATCAAGTGGCAAAAATCAGATATATGTTTGGTGGAAAATGTACCGTTCCTTTGACAATAAGAACAGAAGGTGGTGCAGGAAGAACATTGGGAGCACATCATTCACAGTCATTAGAATCATGGTTAATTCATATTCCTGGTATAAAAGTTGTTATGCCTTCAACTCCTTATGATGCGAAAGGTCTTTTGAAATCATCAATAAGAGATGATAATCCTGTTGTTTTTATTGAACATAAAATGCTTTATAACACAAAAGGACCTGTTCCTGAAGAAGAATATACTATACCAATTGGAGTTGCAGATGTGAAAAAAGAAGGGAAAGATGTAACTATTTTTACATATTCAAGGATGACATTATTTTCACTTCAAGCAGCAGAAGAACTTGAAAAAGAAGGAATAAGTGTAGAAGTTGTTGATTTAAGAACACTCCTTCCAATGGATATTGAAACAATGGTAAATTCAGTAAAAAAAACAAATAAAGTTGTTATAGTGGAAGAAGATTGTAAAACGGGGGGAACAGGCGCAGAAATAGGGATGCAAATAATAGAAAATGCTTTTGATTATTTAGATGCTCCAATTATCAGGGTTGCAGGTGCAGATGTTCCTATGCCAAAAAGTAAAGTTCTTGAACAACTTGCAATACCTGATGTTAAAAGAATTAAAGAAGGAGTGAAGGAGGTATTGAAATGATAAGAGAAATTATTATGCCAAAATTAGGAGAAACAATGGAGGAGGGGTACCTTGTTTCCTGGAAAAAACAAGAAGGTGAAAAAGTTGAAAAAGGCGAAGTTCTCTTTGAAGTTATGAGTGATAAAACAAATTTTGAAGTAGAATCGCCTTATTCTGGATATTTAAGAAAGATACTTTTTAGTTCATCCGATGAAGCAATTCCTGTAACAACAGTTATAGGTTATATAAGTGATAATCCAGATGAACAATTACCTGAGAAAGAAGAAAAGATTGAGAAAAAAGAAGTAAAAGAAGAGAAAGTAGAAATAGTACAAAAAGAAAAAGTAGAAGAAAAAATAGTAGAAGGAGGGGAGAAAATAAAAGCAACACCTGTTGCAAAAAGAATTGCTCAGGAAAGAGGAATAGATATTTCTAATATAAGGGGAACAGGTCCTGGTGGAAGAATTGAAAAAAGGGATGTTGAAAAATATATTGAAAGTAAAGCAGTTGGAGTAGGAGAATATGAAATAATAAAATGGACTCCTATTAGAAAAATTATTGCAAAACGACTGACAGAAAGTAAAAGAGAAATTCCACATTATTATTTTCAAGGAAAATTTATTATGGACCAGATTGCACTTATAAAGGAATTGAAGAAAAAAGAAGGTAATGATTTTTCATATACTGATTTTCTTTTATTTTTTGCTGGGAAAGCAATTGAGAAATACCCTTTAATTGATGCTTCTGTTGAAAATGATGAGATAAGAGTTTATAAGTCAGTTGATATAGGTCTTGCAGTTGCAGTAGAAACGGGGCTTGTTGTTCCTGTAATAAGAAATGTCTGTCAGAAAACACTTGAAGAAATATCTGAAGAAAGAAAGGTAATTGCAAAGAAATCAAAGGAAGGGAAATTAGAAGAGAATGATTTAAAAGGAGCAAGGTTTGTTATTTCAAATTTAGGGATGTATGGAGTTGAGAATTTTCAGCCAATAATAAATCCACCAGGAGTTGCAATTATGGGAGTTGGTAAAATAGAAAAAGGTATTATTGTTATAGAAGATAAAATTGAAGTAAAAAGAATTATGAGTGTTTCTTTTTCTTTTGACCATAGAGTTATTGATGGAAGTTATGCTGGCTCTTTTTATAACTATTTTAAAGAAATACTTGAAAATCCCTCAATTTTAGTTTTATAATATATACAATTAGGCACAAAGTAAAAAAAGAGAGAAAATTTATAAATTTAAAGGTAAAAGTGTAAATTTTAAAATGATAACTAATAATTTAAAACTGAAAGCAAAAGATGAAAATTATGACTTGAAATCTAAAAATTTAGTTCTTTTTTGTTTTCAATTGTACATTTTACACTACTAATAACTTTGTGCTATATATGTATGGTTTATATTGTATATATAAAACTTAATGACAAATGATAGGGAGAATAAAAGAGGATATTAACACTGTTTTTGAAAAAGACCCAGCAGCAAGAAATATTTTTGAAGTAATTACAAGTTATCCTGGTTTACATGCGCTGTGGGGACATCGTTTTGCTCATTTTTTATGGAAAAGAAATATGAAAACATTTGCAAGGATAATTTCTAATGTGAATAGATTTTTTACACAAATTGAAATTCATCCAGGAGCAGAAATAGGAAGAAGATTTTTTATTGACCATGGTTGTGGAGTTGTTATTGGAGAAACAACAGAAATTGGTAATGATGTTTTGCTTTACCAGGGGGTTGTTTTAGGCGGAATAACTCATGAGAAGAAGAAAAGACATCCAACAATTGGAAATAATGTAGTTATTGGAGCAGGAGCAATTGTTTTGGGTCCAGTTAAAGTTGGGGATGGTGCAAAAATTGGTGCAGGTAGTGTTGTGGTTAAAGATGTTCCATCTGATTCAACAGTTGTTGGTGTTCCAGGTAGAGTTGTGAAACAACAGAAAAAAAGGAAAATAGAACTTGACCATAGTAATCTTCCCGACCCTGTTGCAGATGCATTAAAATTAGTTATTGATGAAATTGAAAAGCATGAAGAAAGGATTATAAAACTTGAAAGTGTAGAAGGTATTAAAGCAAAAATAGATGAGTATTTTGCTATGAAAAAAGAAGAAATTTCTGAAATTTTTTCAAAAATAAAGGAGAATGAAAATGAAAAAAATTAATATTTTATTTTTATCCTCATTATTTATTTTCATTTTATCTTTTTCAGGATATTGTGAAATAGTAAAGGTCTATCATAAAGTTAAAAGAGGCGAGACCTTAATTGCAATTGCTAAAAAATATGGAACAAGTGTAGAAAAGATAAAAGAACTAAATGGTTTAAAAACATCTCTTATAAAAGAAGGACAAAAACTTGTTGTTAAAAAAATAGAGAAAGAGGAAAATAAAAATTTATCTTCAAATAAAGAATCATTAACAACCTCTTCTGGAAATTATGACACAGTTTATTATGTAGTAAAAAAAGGTGATAACCTTTCTAAAATAAGTAGAAAATATGACATTTCAGTTTCATCTATAAAAAAAGAAAATAATTTAAAAAGCAGTAAAATAATACCAGGAATGCAGTTAAAAATTAGAGTTCCAGTTGAAGTGCCTAAAATAGAAAATATAGAGCCAATAATAGGAACTGAACAAAAGGATTTTTATCAGGTAAAAAAGGGAGATACTCTTGAAGAAATAGCAAAGAAATTTTCTGTTTTGCCTGAAGAACTTAAAAAATATAATCTTTTGCGTGATAATGATTTTAAAGAAGGGCAGATTATAATTATTCCCCAACAAGAGCAATTAACAAGTAATCCAGAAAGTCAAACAAATAGCGAAACAGATATAGAAAAAGAACAATTAACAAGAGCAAAAATTCTTGATATTGCATTTTCCTATCTTAATATGCCTTACAAATTAGGTGGGAATGGGGAAAAATGTATTGATTGTTCAACTCTTACTCGCCTTGTTTATGAAAAAATAGGTTTTGAATTACCAAAAACATCTTATCAACAAGCAAAATTGGGCAAAGAAGTTACATTAAATGAAGCATTACCTGGTGATTTGGTATTTTTTAGAAGAGGCATAGGAATTGGACATGTTGGTATTTATATCGGTAATAAACTTTTTATTCACGCCAGTAGCAGTGATAGGAAAGTTAAAATAGATTCTCTTGAAAATTCGTATTTTAAAAGTCATTTTGTATGTTTAAAAAGGTATATTCCATTTAGTAGCAGCGTTTTTGGAGGTTAAAAATGATGTCAAGAAATAGTAATTGTAGGTGCTGTGAATATTTATGGAATAGTTTAAAAATAGTTGTAATTGAAAATGAAATTTTGAGAATAGAAATTCTTGCAGACAAAGGAACAGATATAGTTGAATTTCTTTACAAACCAGAAGATATAGATTTCATGTGGAGAAGTCCTATTCCTTTATATAATCGTTTTATGTTCCCTATAACAAAAGAGTTAGATTCAGGAAATTTTATTGATTTTTATCCAGGT encodes the following:
- a CDS encoding thiamine pyrophosphate-dependent enzyme, translating into MEKIDRKLAIKLLKQMMEIRKFEDKIMELLSKNIAEGGSHLYAGMEGTGVGAISVLRPDDYITSTHRGHGHAIAKDGDLKALMAEILGKKTGVCKGKGGSLHLADLSKGNLGANGIVGGGLGIATGAGLSIKLQKQDKVVICFFGDGATNNGIFFECLNMASLWKLPVIYLCENNKYGMSVSVERASSVVDLTKKALAFDMPSENVDGQDVLAVREIVNKWVNYARDGNGPSFIVSNTYRYYGHSRSDPRVYRTKEEEKFWKERDPILIFSDKMKEVGVLTEEEIREIDELTDKEIEEATEYAINSPDPQPEELYTDLYV
- a CDS encoding alpha-ketoacid dehydrogenase subunit beta; this encodes MKEITYRQALNEAFDEEMMRDEKVFIFGEDVAIYGGAYGVTLGLLEKYGDTRVIDTPISENAIVGTALGAALTGMRPVAEIMYIDFIGLCMDQLNNQVAKIRYMFGGKCTVPLTIRTEGGAGRTLGAHHSQSLESWLIHIPGIKVVMPSTPYDAKGLLKSSIRDDNPVVFIEHKMLYNTKGPVPEEEYTIPIGVADVKKEGKDVTIFTYSRMTLFSLQAAEELEKEGISVEVVDLRTLLPMDIETMVNSVKKTNKVVIVEEDCKTGGTGAEIGMQIIENAFDYLDAPIIRVAGADVPMPKSKVLEQLAIPDVKRIKEGVKEVLK
- a CDS encoding dihydrolipoamide acetyltransferase family protein translates to MIREIIMPKLGETMEEGYLVSWKKQEGEKVEKGEVLFEVMSDKTNFEVESPYSGYLRKILFSSSDEAIPVTTVIGYISDNPDEQLPEKEEKIEKKEVKEEKVEIVQKEKVEEKIVEGGEKIKATPVAKRIAQERGIDISNIRGTGPGGRIEKRDVEKYIESKAVGVGEYEIIKWTPIRKIIAKRLTESKREIPHYYFQGKFIMDQIALIKELKKKEGNDFSYTDFLLFFAGKAIEKYPLIDASVENDEIRVYKSVDIGLAVAVETGLVVPVIRNVCQKTLEEISEERKVIAKKSKEGKLEENDLKGARFVISNLGMYGVENFQPIINPPGVAIMGVGKIEKGIIVIEDKIEVKRIMSVSFSFDHRVIDGSYAGSFYNYFKEILENPSILVL
- the cysE gene encoding serine O-acetyltransferase: MIGRIKEDINTVFEKDPAARNIFEVITSYPGLHALWGHRFAHFLWKRNMKTFARIISNVNRFFTQIEIHPGAEIGRRFFIDHGCGVVIGETTEIGNDVLLYQGVVLGGITHEKKKRHPTIGNNVVIGAGAIVLGPVKVGDGAKIGAGSVVVKDVPSDSTVVGVPGRVVKQQKKRKIELDHSNLPDPVADALKLVIDEIEKHEERIIKLESVEGIKAKIDEYFAMKKEEISEIFSKIKENENEKN
- a CDS encoding LysM peptidoglycan-binding domain-containing protein, with product MKKINILFLSSLFIFILSFSGYCEIVKVYHKVKRGETLIAIAKKYGTSVEKIKELNGLKTSLIKEGQKLVVKKIEKEENKNLSSNKESLTTSSGNYDTVYYVVKKGDNLSKISRKYDISVSSIKKENNLKSSKIIPGMQLKIRVPVEVPKIENIEPIIGTEQKDFYQVKKGDTLEEIAKKFSVLPEELKKYNLLRDNDFKEGQIIIIPQQEQLTSNPESQTNSETDIEKEQLTRAKILDIAFSYLNMPYKLGGNGEKCIDCSTLTRLVYEKIGFELPKTSYQQAKLGKEVTLNEALPGDLVFFRRGIGIGHVGIYIGNKLFIHASSSDRKVKIDSLENSYFKSHFVCLKRYIPFSSSVFGG